Genomic segment of Murdochiella vaginalis:
TTCGGGTTTTCGGTGCTCCGTTTGCAGGAAAGAAGGTGAAACAGGTCTCTACGCGTTCGAGATACCGGCTGATATTTAGCCGGGCCATGTTCATCGGATTGGTCGCGCCAATAAAATAGATCGGTCTGTGGTGCAATCCGCTCAATTTGCTTTTTAGCGTTCTTGTCGAGAGCATTTTTATCCGCCAATAGCGCATCGTAGCGTCGATCGCGATGCGCCTCCAAAAAGGATTCCAGACTCGTCATCCATTCGATTTCGACACCTTCTTTTGGGGCGGCATTCCATTGTGCTAAAAAACGATCGCGATACCGGATATCCGGATCGAGTACAGCAATTCTCCATTTCATGACATATCCTCCGTTTCTCCTATCGTACCGGAGAATATGTCCCGCCCGCGTCCCGGAATTAAGGCAATTTTGTCACACGTAAGCGGTTCGTTTGCCCTCATAGACAACGAACGGCACGTGGCGCAAGGGTTGCGCAAAAACCAAAAGAATGAAGCTTTCTTTTTAGCGGTCCTGCTTTTTACGGAGATACGCATCTATGCCACGAGCTGCTTTTCTACCCGCACCCATGGCTAAAATCACCGTTGCCGAGCCGGTCACCGCATCACCGCCGGCAAAAACACCTTCTATCGAGGTTTCACCGGTTTCTTCGTTGATGACTATGCCCTTCTTGGCGTTGAGTGAAAGCTCTTCCAGTCCTTTTGCCGCTCGAGGGTTTGCATTGGTTCCAAGTGCCATGATAACAGCATCACAAGCGACATCAAATTCCGAACCGGGGATTTCCGCCGGACGACGTCGCCCGGAAGCATCCGGTTCGCCCAATTCCATTCGAATACAGCGCACGCCGGAAACCCATCCTTCTTCGTCCCCGAGAATCTCCACCGGATTGCACAGAAAATCGAATTTCACACCTTCCTCGCGTGCATGTTCAATTTCTTCGCGCCGCGCAGGAAGCTCCTTCTCGCTTCGCCGATACACCAACCGGCTTTCCGCGCCCAGACGCAAGGCCGTACGACAAGCGTCCATGGCGACATTTCCCCCGCCTACCGTAACCACGCGAGAGAGAGGCTGCATTTTCGTATCATATCGCGGATCAAAAGCATGCATTAAATTGTTTCGCGTCAGATATTCATTCGCCGACATCACACCATTTAAAGACTCACCCGGTATTCCCATGAAGCGTGGTAGTCCTGCTCCCGTGGCAATAAAGACGGCATCAAAGCCTTCCTCTTCCATGAGATGCGTTATAGTGACGCTCTGCCCGACGAACACATCGGTTTCTATAGTCACACCAAGGCGACGCACATTATCCACCTCATGAGCGACCACTTCCTTTTTCGGTAAACGAAATTCCGGAATCCCGTATTGCAAAACACCGCCCGCTTCATGTAACGATTCAAAAATGGTCACGGTGTAGCTCATTTTAGCCAAATCGCCGGCACAGGCGAGCCCCGCCGGCCCGGAACCGATCACGGCAATGTGCTGCTCCTTCGCTTCGCTTACCGGCTTGGCGGGACGCACGCCGTTTTCCCTTGCCCAGTCCGCGACGTAGCGCTCCAATTTACCGATGGCCACCGGTTCTCCCTTTATGCCCCGAATGCAGGCTCCCTCACATTGTTCTTCCTGCGGACAAACGCGTCCGCAAACGGCAGGAAGCGAGGAAGCCTCACTCAATATAGAAAAGGCCCGTTCAAGCGCATTGGTCTTAATTTCACGAATAAAATCGGGGATCGCAATCGCAACGGGACAGGCTTTTACGCAACGCGGATTGGCACATTCCAAGCAGCGTGAGGCTTCCAGAGCGGCGCCGCGAGCATCATAGCCAAAGCAAACTTCTTGAAAGTTACCAGCGCGTTCTTTGGGATCCTGTTCGGCGACCGGAACGCGCTTAAGGATATCGAAATACGCGGTTTCGCCATTACGAACCGTGGCTGCCGGCATTTTTTTCTGCGGATTTGCTTCCTCCTGCAATAGCGCGCTCCGGCCGGCTTTTGTACGTACCATTTTTTGCCGACGAATCGCTTCCTCAAAGTCGATATCGCGCGCATCAAATTCCGGTCCATCCACACATGCGAAACGCACGTCCTTGCCCACATGAACCCGACAGGCCCCGCACATACCCGTTCCATCCACCATGATGGGATTCATGGAGACGATGGTCGGCAAATTCAGGCGATCCAGTGCCGTAAGCTGTGCAACAAATTTCATCATGATCATGGGACCGATACATACGCATTGATCGTATGTGCGATGCTCCTTTTTGATCAAGTCTTCCAGGCACGTCGTCACGAGCCCGTGACGGCCGTAGGAGCCGTCATCCGTCGTGATAAAAACATGGTCCGCCACAGCCTGCATCCGTTCTTCCCAGAAGATAAGCGATTTTGTACGTGCGCCAATCAGCACGTCCACCGCCACGCCATGCTCATGAAGCCATTTCACCTGCGGATAAACAGGCGCGGTGCCCAAACCGCCGGCAACAAAGATATAGCGACGTTTTTTAACTGATGCAAGCGGCTCCTCGACAAATGCGGAAGGATGACCGAGAGGCCCCAAAATATCCCTGGCTCCGCCGCCCACTTCGAGCGCGGCAATCTTTCTTGTTGAGGTGCCGATCGTCTGCACAGCAACGGTAACCGTTCCCTCCTTGCGATCATAATCCGCAATCGTTAGCGGAATGCGCTCCGCAACTTCATCCGCTTTGAGAATCAGAAACTGACCCGGTGCACACGATTCCGCCACACGCGGTGCACGAAACACCAAAGAAACAATATTTTCCGCCAACCACTGCTTTTCGATCAATTCAAACACGATGTCCTCCTTAGAGAAAGGGGCTTTCTTTCTTGCACTTGTAAATAGTATACCGTAAGCTAAAAAAAAGGGCACGGCCTGATCGTTATAGGATGCAGACGGTAGCCTGTGAAAAAGTAAATTATAAAGTATAGGAGAACACCGCGTTATGACTATTATGAAGGAAAACCTCTCACCTGCTGTACAAATCATTTATTTTGCCGGTGGCTGTTTCTGGGGCATACAAGGTTATTTTCGCCAGCTTGACGGCGTTCTTTCCACCGAAGTAGGATATGCTAACGGAAAAACAGAAAATACAAGCTATTCGCAAATCAAACAAAGCGATCATGCAGAAACGGTCAAAATAGAATACGATCGCAACCGTATTTCACTGGCGGAGCTACTGGATCATTATTTGCGTTTAGTAGATCCCCTGTCGGTGAACCGGCAAGGCAATGACACGGGCCGACAATATCGAACCGGAATTTATATTCCTGCTTCTGCACCGGAGGGAACACAGGAAACGGTGCAAAAACGTCTGGATCGCTTATCCTCGAAGCTCGGTCAAAAAGTCGCCATCGAATGTGCGCCGCTTAGCCATTGGGTCAAAGCGGAAGAAGAACATCAGGACTATCTCCTAAAACATCCTCAAGGTTACTGCCACATCGATCTTTCACTTGCCGAGATTCCCCTTGAGGATGGATTTGAGGCCTTCCAAAAGCCGAAGGATGAAACACTTCGCGCCCAACTGACAGCAATGCAATATCATACAACCCAAGAAAAAGGAACCGATGTTCCTCACGCACATCCCTATGATCAGCTTTTTCGGCCGGGCATTTATGTAGACATTGTTTCCGGTGAACCACTCTTCAGTTCACGCGATAAGTTTGATGCCGGATGCGGATGGCCTTCGTTCAGTAAGCCGATGCGAAACGAGCAACTCACCAAGCATCGCGATCTCTCTATTCCCGGACGCGAACGCGTCGAAGTGCAATCACGTCGTGCGGAAAGCCACCTCGGGCATGTTTTTCCCGACGGTCCGAAAGAACTCGGCGGCCTGCGCTATTGCATTGACGGTTCCGCGCTGCGCTTTATTCCGCGGGAAGAGATGGAAAAAGAAGGGTATGGCGATTGGATTGCCTACGTGGACGAAGAAAAATAAAGGATTGCTGTTTTAAAGAAACAAAAAAATCGCCAGTGGCGATTTTTTTAATTCTTCTCGGTTATGGAACCCTATCCCTCTCAAATCGAAAAGGCCAAGTCAGCGAAAAACGAAAAACTTGCTGAGAAAGTAGTTTGAAACCACAACTCCCACCTGGGCCACCGTTTTAACGATCCAATCGTAGCGCAAGAGCTTGAAACCTTCAATGCCGATGTACATGATTGCCGCTTCCAAAAAAAGCGACAGCACACGACCGCCTACGAAACGCAACAACTCACCGCCCACTTCGCTCGTTCCCTTTGCCGTCGAGTCGAACACAAAACGCCGATTGGTGACAAAGGCAAAAAGCACGGCAACTACCCAAGAGATGCCTGTGGCAACGAGATAGTGCATATGAAGTCCCCGTGTGGTAAGAAAATAGACTACATAGTTCACCAAGGTGGTCAGGACGCCGAAAAACAGATAGCTGATAGGTTCCCGATAGCGCTTCCAAAGCGAATGCATATTCATTTCCAATCCCGTAAAGTACGTTCTATACGCCTTTTATCATCGGCTTCACGAAGGCTTTCTCTCTTATCGTAAAGTTTTTTACCGCGCGCAAGCGCAATGTCTATTTTGATACGACGCCCGCGTAACACCACACAGAGCGGAATAACGGTGTAACCATCCCGTTGCACAGCTTCGGCGAGTTGGCGTATCTCCTTTTTATGCAGCAGCAAACGACGATCGCGAACCGGATCCATATTATAGCGATTCCCCTGCTCATAGGGACTGATATGCAATCCTATAAGCCAAGCCTCGCCGTCATGAATATCCACATAGGATTGTTGGATGGCAACTTTACCCTGTCGCACGCTTTTCACTTCGGTGCCCTTGAGTGCGATGCCGGCTTCCCAAACTTTTTCAATAAAATAGTCGTGTCTGGCGCGCTTATTGTTCGCCAACACCTTGTTGTCTTCCTTGTTCATCTTTCTTCCTATCTATTGCGCATCAGCCCCTTCGTCCGGTTCGACCGGAAAGCGAACGACGACGGCGGCGTAAGCCTTCCTTTCTGGGCCGGTTGGCTCGTGACGTTTTCGCCCCTTTAAAATTTTTGGGGCGTTCATCATTGCGGCGCCGAAAGGAATGGCTGGGACGAGCTCCGCGAAGATTGGTCGTGCATTCACCCGCACTTGGTTTGTTGCGCCGGCCATCTTCCTGTACAAAATCGGGAAGATGAAAATCAATTTCCCTGAGCAACGGATTCGCGGCCGCAACAAGCACCCTCACTTCGTCGCCATAACGTAATTCGCGGTGATTATTCTCCCCGCGTACAACCATGCGCTCTTCATCATAGGAGTAATAATCATCGGTCATATCTCGAAAATGCGCGAGTCCCTCTACGGTATTTGGCAAGCGAACAAACACACCGAAATTGGTTAGGGACGTGATCTGCCCCACAAACTCTTCTCCAATGAAGCGTTGCATGTACTCCGCACACTTCATCTCGACAACATCGCGTTCGGCTTCTTCCGCTTTCTGCTCTGTAAGCGAAATGTGTTCACAGCGCACAAAAAGATCTTTCTTAACCGCCTCATCCGTTTTGGGCGTACCGGCAAGCAAAGCCTTCAGCAGGCGATGTGCCATCAAATCGGAATAACGCCGAATGGGCGATGTGAAATGGGAATAATGCTCCTCAGCAAGGCCATAATGCATGGTCGGCTTCGGGCTATAGACGGCCTTTGACATGCTCTGTAAAACAAGCATGTTCAGAATCCCTTCCTCTTTTTTCCCTTTGGCCTGCTCGAGAATTGCGCGAATGCGTGACGGTTCCGGTTCCGCCTCGATGGGCTCATAATGAAAAGCCATGAGAGCCGTATTCAATCGCTCAATGTCTTCCTCCTTGGGTTCTGCATGAACTCGGTAAATAAACGGCAATTTTTTATGGAAAAATGTCGTACCCACGATGACATTGTTAAGAATCATAAATTCTTCAATGATGCGGTTCGCAATACGGCGATCCGCCAGTCGTACATCAACCGCCAAGCCATCGTCATCTAATATCACATCGGTTTCTGGAAAATCGAAGTCAAGAGTGCCACGCTCAACGCGCTTTTTTGCTAAAAGGGCATAAAGCGTTGCCATGGTATCCAGATGCGTAAACAGAGCTTCCTCTTCCGTAAAGCGCGTGCCTTTTTCCAGATAATCGGAAACATCCTTGTAGATCAGGCGATGATCGGAACAGATCACACTGGGATAAAATTGGTGATCGACGACATTTCCCTCTTCATCTAAGGTCATCTGCGTGGTCATGGCCAAACGTTCCACACCGGGATTGAGCGAGCATAAGCCGTTGGAAAGTTTTTCCGGCAACATGGGGATCACGCGATCCAGCAAATACACGGAATTGCCGCGCTCATATGCATCGCGATCGATGGCGGAGCCCGGTTTAACATAGTGTGAAACATCCGCGATATGTACATAGAGAATATAGTATTTCCCGCGTTTCTCCAGGGAAATCGCATCATCAAAGTCCTTCGCATCCGCCCCATCAATCGTTACGGTAAAAATATTTCGCAAATCCCGACGGCCGCGAAACTCCCGTTTATCCACTTCTTCTGGCAATGCTTCCGCTTCTTCCTTTGTCTCCTGCGAAAACACGTAGGGCAACTCGAATTGGCGGGCTACTGCGGTGATATCCACGCCCTTCGCATCAGCAGGCCCCAGGTTCTCGATGATGCGACCGGCCGGGTTCCCTCCGTTCTTCTCCACGTCAAGCAGACGCAAGATCACCTTGTCGCCATCTTGTGCACCCATCGCGTCCGCATCGGATACCGGAATGTCTGAAAAAAAGTTTTTCTTATCCGGAAGCACATAGCCTAAGCCGCTTCGTTTTTCATACAGGCCGACAATGGGATCCGTATTGCGCGTTAAGATGGAAACGACTCGGCCATTGGAGTTTCGTCCGGTGGCGGGATCCGCTTTTTCAAGAATCTTAATCCGCACGCGGTCACCATGAATGGCCCCATTCAGATCATCCGGAGAAATAAATACATCCGGTTGGCCCTCCACTTGAGAGACGAAAAAGGCAAATCCTTTCGCGTTGCCGGTGAGCTTTCCGATGAGCGGATTTTGTTGTTCGTCAGAAGAAGATTTCGATTTTGCTGCTGCAACCGGTTTTACGTCGTGCTGTTGTTCGGGTTCTGCAATTTTCTGCGCTTCCACATGTTCCGGTGCTGTTTGCACTGGATCCGGCATAAAGGATTCTTTCATCCCTTCCGTCTCTGTTGAAGCAGCGCCTTTTCGTTGCGTTCTTGTTTTTTGACGAGTGGAGTCTGTTTTATCGACGGGGATCGCGTACGCCTTGATTTTACCGCGCTTGCTCATGCGAATGACTTCTTCTTCCAGCATGGCATCAATGGTGTTGTAAAATGCAATGCGTGCCTCGCCTTCCAAACCGAAACGGTCGGCAAGCTCTTTTGTACGCAACGGTTCATATTGCGCACCGGAAAAATACGATAATAAAAATTCTCTTAATTCCATAACGGTTTCTCCTCCGCATCCCTTTTTGTCCCGTTTTCTTTTACTTGTGTACCCACTTTGCAGCTTCCGCCGAGCCAATCGTTAGGCAAGCCAAGGCTTTCTCCATAGATGTAGAAGCATCGGAAAACAAGGCAATATTCGGATTAATTGTGAACAGAACATAAAAAGCCGACGTGAACACGTCGGCTTTCTTTCCTCCCGATTAAAGAGCAAGCAAGG
This window contains:
- the gltA gene encoding NADPH-dependent glutamate synthase; this translates as MFELIEKQWLAENIVSLVFRAPRVAESCAPGQFLILKADEVAERIPLTIADYDRKEGTVTVAVQTIGTSTRKIAALEVGGGARDILGPLGHPSAFVEEPLASVKKRRYIFVAGGLGTAPVYPQVKWLHEHGVAVDVLIGARTKSLIFWEERMQAVADHVFITTDDGSYGRHGLVTTCLEDLIKKEHRTYDQCVCIGPMIMMKFVAQLTALDRLNLPTIVSMNPIMVDGTGMCGACRVHVGKDVRFACVDGPEFDARDIDFEEAIRRQKMVRTKAGRSALLQEEANPQKKMPAATVRNGETAYFDILKRVPVAEQDPKERAGNFQEVCFGYDARGAALEASRCLECANPRCVKACPVAIAIPDFIREIKTNALERAFSILSEASSLPAVCGRVCPQEEQCEGACIRGIKGEPVAIGKLERYVADWARENGVRPAKPVSEAKEQHIAVIGSGPAGLACAGDLAKMSYTVTIFESLHEAGGVLQYGIPEFRLPKKEVVAHEVDNVRRLGVTIETDVFVGQSVTITHLMEEEGFDAVFIATGAGLPRFMGIPGESLNGVMSANEYLTRNNLMHAFDPRYDTKMQPLSRVVTVGGGNVAMDACRTALRLGAESRLVYRRSEKELPARREEIEHAREEGVKFDFLCNPVEILGDEEGWVSGVRCIRMELGEPDASGRRRPAEIPGSEFDVACDAVIMALGTNANPRAAKGLEELSLNAKKGIVINEETGETSIEGVFAGGDAVTGSATVILAMGAGRKAARGIDAYLRKKQDR
- the msrB gene encoding peptide-methionine (R)-S-oxide reductase MsrB: MTIMKENLSPAVQIIYFAGGCFWGIQGYFRQLDGVLSTEVGYANGKTENTSYSQIKQSDHAETVKIEYDRNRISLAELLDHYLRLVDPLSVNRQGNDTGRQYRTGIYIPASAPEGTQETVQKRLDRLSSKLGQKVAIECAPLSHWVKAEEEHQDYLLKHPQGYCHIDLSLAEIPLEDGFEAFQKPKDETLRAQLTAMQYHTTQEKGTDVPHAHPYDQLFRPGIYVDIVSGEPLFSSRDKFDAGCGWPSFSKPMRNEQLTKHRDLSIPGRERVEVQSRRAESHLGHVFPDGPKELGGLRYCIDGSALRFIPREEMEKEGYGDWIAYVDEEK
- a CDS encoding GtrA family protein; this encodes MNMHSLWKRYREPISYLFFGVLTTLVNYVVYFLTTRGLHMHYLVATGISWVVAVLFAFVTNRRFVFDSTAKGTSEVGGELLRFVGGRVLSLFLEAAIMYIGIEGFKLLRYDWIVKTVAQVGVVVSNYFLSKFFVFR
- the smpB gene encoding SsrA-binding protein SmpB, yielding MNKEDNKVLANNKRARHDYFIEKVWEAGIALKGTEVKSVRQGKVAIQQSYVDIHDGEAWLIGLHISPYEQGNRYNMDPVRDRRLLLHKKEIRQLAEAVQRDGYTVIPLCVVLRGRRIKIDIALARGKKLYDKRESLREADDKRRIERTLRDWK
- the rnr gene encoding ribonuclease R; the protein is MELREFLLSYFSGAQYEPLRTKELADRFGLEGEARIAFYNTIDAMLEEEVIRMSKRGKIKAYAIPVDKTDSTRQKTRTQRKGAASTETEGMKESFMPDPVQTAPEHVEAQKIAEPEQQHDVKPVAAAKSKSSSDEQQNPLIGKLTGNAKGFAFFVSQVEGQPDVFISPDDLNGAIHGDRVRIKILEKADPATGRNSNGRVVSILTRNTDPIVGLYEKRSGLGYVLPDKKNFFSDIPVSDADAMGAQDGDKVILRLLDVEKNGGNPAGRIIENLGPADAKGVDITAVARQFELPYVFSQETKEEAEALPEEVDKREFRGRRDLRNIFTVTIDGADAKDFDDAISLEKRGKYYILYVHIADVSHYVKPGSAIDRDAYERGNSVYLLDRVIPMLPEKLSNGLCSLNPGVERLAMTTQMTLDEEGNVVDHQFYPSVICSDHRLIYKDVSDYLEKGTRFTEEEALFTHLDTMATLYALLAKKRVERGTLDFDFPETDVILDDDGLAVDVRLADRRIANRIIEEFMILNNVIVGTTFFHKKLPFIYRVHAEPKEEDIERLNTALMAFHYEPIEAEPEPSRIRAILEQAKGKKEEGILNMLVLQSMSKAVYSPKPTMHYGLAEEHYSHFTSPIRRYSDLMAHRLLKALLAGTPKTDEAVKKDLFVRCEHISLTEQKAEEAERDVVEMKCAEYMQRFIGEEFVGQITSLTNFGVFVRLPNTVEGLAHFRDMTDDYYSYDEERMVVRGENNHRELRYGDEVRVLVAAANPLLREIDFHLPDFVQEDGRRNKPSAGECTTNLRGARPSHSFRRRNDERPKNFKGAKTSRANRPRKEGLRRRRRSLSGRTGRRG